In a single window of the Streptomyces sp. NBC_00285 genome:
- the cmk gene encoding (d)CMP kinase has protein sequence MENGVARPVIVAIDGPSGTGKSSTSKAVAAQLGLSYLDTGAQYRAITWWMVTNGIDIEDPSAIAAVAGKAEIVSGTDPEKPTITVDGVDVAGPIRTQEITSKVSAVSAVPEVRTRITELQRSLAASAEQGIVVEGRDIGTTVLPDADLKVFLTASPEARAARRSGELKGADVNATREALVKRDAADAGRKTSPLAKADDAVEVDTTELTLAQVIECVVTLVEEKRAGK, from the coding sequence GTGGAAAACGGCGTCGCCCGGCCCGTGATCGTCGCCATCGACGGTCCCTCCGGCACCGGCAAGTCGAGCACGTCGAAGGCTGTCGCCGCACAGCTGGGCCTCAGCTACCTGGACACCGGCGCCCAGTACCGGGCGATCACCTGGTGGATGGTGACCAACGGGATCGACATCGAGGACCCGTCCGCGATCGCCGCCGTCGCGGGGAAGGCGGAGATCGTCTCCGGCACCGACCCGGAGAAGCCGACGATCACGGTCGACGGTGTGGATGTGGCCGGTCCGATCCGGACCCAGGAGATCACCTCCAAGGTCAGCGCCGTGAGCGCCGTGCCCGAGGTGCGGACCCGGATCACCGAGCTCCAGCGGTCGCTCGCGGCCTCCGCCGAACAGGGCATCGTCGTCGAGGGGCGGGACATCGGTACGACCGTGCTGCCCGACGCCGACCTCAAGGTCTTCCTCACCGCCTCCCCGGAGGCCCGTGCCGCCCGCCGCAGCGGGGAGCTCAAGGGGGCCGACGTCAACGCCACCCGTGAGGCCCTGGTCAAGCGGGACGCGGCCGACGCCGGCCGCAAGACCTCGCCGCTCGCCAAGGCGGACGACGCGGTCGAGGTGGACACCACCGAGCTCACCCTCGCGCAGGTCATCGAGTGCGTCGTGACCCTGGTCGAGGAGAAGCGGGCCGGGAAGTGA
- a CDS encoding ABC transporter substrate-binding protein, whose product MPRRRLFRAAEAAAAVLLLVVGTACGSRLPESDFGHGERTAPGQDGAPIRVGIITSVTSPVGGNAFTGPRDGAKAYFERLNARGGVDGHRVEVRECDDGGSGVGNNACVHRLIDEDKVVALVATTALDYAGASRVSRARVPDIGGQPIGSAYDTWPHLYGVYGSLAPREGTTGWGGNQYGGTEVYRYFKREHGARTAAVVSYNQAASAAYARLVEQGLKAEGYEVVTEQVDFALPNFRAVAADLREQGVDLVFDAVDSHGNAKLCEAMDRAGVQVTAKVTNVQNWTSTVPDDYKDAPRCRNALWATGSSRNYEDTGNAAVREFRDATKGLKTHSQWQLEGWAAAMWFTDAAKSCAARGITRACVDAFVNRSRGYTADGLLVPVTFERLADPPASRRACLSVARWEDGRGWVSQGDMDSTCFDVPQLPYRQ is encoded by the coding sequence ATGCCACGGCGTCGGCTCTTCCGGGCTGCTGAGGCCGCCGCCGCGGTCCTGCTGCTCGTGGTGGGCACGGCGTGCGGCAGCCGGCTGCCGGAGAGCGACTTCGGGCACGGGGAGCGGACGGCGCCCGGCCAGGACGGCGCCCCGATCCGGGTCGGCATCATCACCAGCGTCACCAGTCCGGTCGGCGGCAACGCCTTCACCGGCCCGCGTGACGGCGCCAAGGCGTACTTCGAGCGTCTCAACGCGCGCGGGGGCGTCGACGGCCACAGGGTCGAGGTGCGCGAGTGCGACGACGGCGGCAGCGGGGTCGGCAACAACGCCTGTGTGCACCGGCTGATCGACGAGGACAAGGTGGTCGCCCTGGTCGCGACCACCGCCCTCGACTACGCGGGCGCCTCCCGCGTGTCCCGCGCGCGCGTGCCCGACATCGGCGGCCAGCCCATCGGGTCCGCCTACGACACCTGGCCGCACCTCTACGGCGTCTACGGCAGCCTCGCGCCCCGCGAGGGCACCACCGGCTGGGGCGGGAACCAGTACGGCGGCACCGAGGTCTACCGCTACTTCAAGCGCGAACACGGGGCCCGTACGGCCGCCGTCGTGTCCTACAACCAGGCCGCGTCCGCCGCCTACGCCCGGCTCGTCGAGCAGGGACTGAAGGCCGAGGGCTACGAGGTCGTCACCGAGCAGGTCGACTTCGCGCTGCCCAACTTCCGTGCCGTGGCGGCCGACCTCCGGGAACAGGGCGTCGACCTGGTCTTCGACGCCGTCGACAGCCACGGCAACGCGAAGTTGTGCGAGGCGATGGACCGGGCCGGCGTCCAGGTCACCGCCAAGGTCACCAACGTGCAGAACTGGACGTCCACCGTCCCGGACGACTACAAGGACGCCCCGCGCTGCCGCAACGCCCTGTGGGCGACCGGGTCCAGCCGGAACTACGAGGACACCGGCAACGCGGCCGTACGGGAGTTCAGGGACGCCACGAAGGGCCTGAAGACGCACTCCCAGTGGCAGTTGGAGGGCTGGGCGGCCGCGATGTGGTTCACGGACGCGGCGAAGTCCTGCGCGGCACGGGGCATCACGCGCGCGTGCGTCGACGCTTTCGTGAACCGCAGCCGGGGCTACACCGCGGACGGTCTCCTCGTCCCCGTCACCTTCGAACGCCTGGCCGATCCGCCGGCGTCCCGCAGGGCCTGTCTGTCGGTGGCCCGCTGGGAGGACGGCCGGGGCTGGGTCTCCCAGGGCGACATGGACAGCACCTGCTTCGACGTCCCGCAGCTGCCCTACCGGCAGTGA
- the der gene encoding ribosome biogenesis GTPase Der: protein MNDHIHSEGSSEEQDHGALGDAEYAEFMELAAVEGFDVEDVEGAIEAAGHGPLPVLAVVGRPNVGKSTLVNRIIGRREAVVEDKPGVTRDRVTYEAEWAGRRFKVVDTGGWEQDVLGIDASVAAQAEYAIEAADAVVFVVDAKVGATDTDEAVVRLLRKSGKPVVLAANKVDGLSGESDAAYLWSLGLGEPHPVSALHGRGTGDMLDAVLEALPEAPEQTFGTAVGGPRRIALIGRPNVGKSSLLNRVAGEERVVVNEVAGTTRDPVDELIELGGVIWKFVDTAGIRKRVHLQQGADYYASLRTAAAVEKAEVAVILIDGSESISVQDQRIVTMAVDAGRAIVLAYNKWDTLDEERRYYLEREIETELAQVAWAPRVNVSARTGRHMEKLVPAIETALAGWETRVPTGRLNAFLGELVSAHPHPVRGGKQPRILFGTQAGTKPPRFVLFASGFIEAGYRRFIERRLREEFSFDGTPIHISVRVREKRGAKKK from the coding sequence ATGAACGACCACATCCACTCCGAGGGCTCTTCCGAAGAGCAGGACCACGGAGCGCTTGGCGACGCCGAGTACGCGGAGTTCATGGAGCTCGCCGCGGTAGAGGGCTTCGACGTCGAGGACGTCGAAGGGGCCATCGAGGCCGCCGGTCACGGGCCGCTGCCCGTGCTGGCCGTCGTCGGCAGGCCCAACGTCGGCAAGTCGACTCTGGTGAACCGCATCATCGGGCGCCGCGAGGCCGTCGTGGAGGACAAGCCCGGCGTCACCCGCGACCGCGTCACCTATGAGGCCGAGTGGGCGGGGCGGCGTTTCAAGGTCGTCGACACCGGTGGCTGGGAGCAGGACGTCCTCGGGATCGACGCCTCGGTGGCCGCGCAGGCCGAGTACGCGATCGAGGCCGCCGACGCTGTCGTGTTCGTCGTCGACGCCAAGGTCGGTGCCACCGACACCGACGAGGCGGTCGTACGGCTGCTGCGCAAGTCCGGGAAGCCGGTCGTGCTGGCTGCCAACAAGGTCGACGGCCTGAGCGGCGAGTCCGACGCGGCGTACCTGTGGTCCCTGGGCCTCGGCGAGCCGCACCCCGTCTCCGCGCTGCACGGCCGGGGCACCGGCGACATGCTGGACGCCGTCCTGGAGGCACTGCCGGAGGCGCCCGAACAGACCTTCGGCACCGCCGTCGGCGGGCCCCGCCGCATCGCCCTGATCGGCCGCCCGAACGTCGGTAAGTCCTCGCTGCTGAACAGAGTGGCCGGTGAGGAGCGGGTCGTCGTCAACGAGGTGGCCGGCACCACCCGTGACCCGGTCGACGAACTGATCGAACTCGGCGGTGTCATCTGGAAGTTCGTCGACACGGCCGGTATCCGCAAGCGGGTCCACCTGCAGCAGGGCGCCGACTACTACGCCTCGCTGCGCACCGCCGCCGCCGTCGAGAAGGCCGAGGTGGCGGTCATCCTGATCGACGGCTCCGAGTCGATCTCGGTCCAGGACCAGCGGATCGTCACCATGGCCGTCGACGCGGGCCGTGCGATCGTCCTCGCCTACAACAAGTGGGACACCCTCGACGAGGAGCGCCGCTACTACCTGGAGCGGGAGATCGAGACCGAGCTCGCCCAGGTGGCGTGGGCGCCCCGCGTCAACGTCTCGGCGCGCACCGGGCGCCACATGGAGAAGCTGGTTCCCGCGATCGAGACCGCGCTCGCGGGCTGGGAGACCCGCGTCCCGACGGGCCGCCTCAACGCCTTCCTCGGCGAGCTGGTCTCCGCCCACCCGCACCCGGTCCGGGGCGGCAAGCAGCCGCGCATCCTCTTCGGCACCCAGGCCGGCACCAAGCCGCCGCGGTTCGTGCTCTTCGCCTCCGGCTTCATCGAGGCGGGCTACCGGCGTTTCATCGAGCGCCGGCTCCGCGAGGAGTTCAGCTTCGACGGCACTCCGATCCACATCTCGGTGCGGGTGCGCGAGAAGCGCGGCGCCAAGAAGAAGTGA
- a CDS encoding lysophospholipid acyltransferase family protein: protein MYGLWKPRVLGAWKVPAAGPVIFAVNHSHNIDGPMVMGVAPRPTHFLIKKEAFVGPLDPFLTAIGQLKVDRSVADRGAITRAVDVLAAGGVLGIFPEGSRGEGDFASLRAGLAYFAVRSGAPVVPVAVLGSSEKPGRLLKGLPPLRSRVDVVFGDPFEAGDGSGRRTRKALDEATERIQKQLSTHLQNARRLTGR from the coding sequence ATGTACGGGCTGTGGAAGCCGCGTGTCCTCGGCGCATGGAAGGTCCCCGCGGCCGGCCCGGTGATCTTCGCGGTCAACCACTCGCACAACATCGACGGCCCGATGGTCATGGGCGTGGCACCCAGGCCGACGCACTTCCTGATCAAGAAGGAGGCGTTCGTCGGCCCGCTCGATCCCTTCCTGACGGCCATCGGACAGCTCAAGGTGGACCGCTCGGTGGCCGACCGCGGGGCGATCACCCGGGCGGTCGACGTCCTGGCGGCCGGCGGCGTGCTCGGCATCTTTCCGGAGGGCAGCCGGGGCGAGGGCGACTTCGCCTCCCTGCGCGCCGGGCTCGCCTACTTCGCCGTCCGCAGCGGCGCGCCGGTCGTCCCGGTCGCCGTGCTGGGAAGCTCCGAGAAGCCGGGGCGGTTGTTGAAGGGGCTGCCGCCGCTGCGCAGCCGCGTCGACGTCGTCTTCGGCGACCCCTTCGAAGCGGGCGACGGCAGCGGGCGGCGTACACGCAAGGCACTCGACGAAGCGACCGAGCGCATCCAGAAGCAGCTCAGCACCCACTTGCAAAACGCCAGGCGCCTCACCGGGCGCTAG
- a CDS encoding ABC transporter ATP-binding protein — protein MTAAVPAISLRQARVRYGPLEALHGITLTAPGPGLTVLLGRNGSGRTTTLRALAGTVPLSGGAVVWDGVDVTRVPAYERARSGMCLVPERQAVFGSLTVRENLELAAPAPDPALDAYPQLAPLLPRRAGTLSGGEQRMLAISRALLSDARVVLVDEPAQGMSPAVAARTYALLAALDACVVVAEQRLPPALHGARAIVYELRRGTVVFGGEAAELRPRPGRPSIS, from the coding sequence ATGACAGCAGCCGTCCCGGCCATCTCCCTCCGCCAGGCGCGCGTGCGCTACGGCCCTCTGGAGGCCCTGCACGGCATCACCCTCACCGCCCCGGGTCCCGGCCTCACCGTTCTGCTGGGCCGCAACGGCTCGGGCCGTACGACGACGTTGCGCGCCCTGGCCGGAACCGTCCCACTGTCCGGCGGCGCGGTGGTGTGGGACGGCGTGGACGTGACGCGCGTACCGGCGTACGAGCGGGCCCGTAGCGGGATGTGCCTGGTCCCCGAGCGCCAGGCGGTGTTCGGTTCCCTCACCGTCCGCGAGAACCTCGAACTCGCCGCCCCCGCCCCCGACCCGGCCCTGGACGCCTACCCGCAGCTGGCCCCGCTGCTGCCCCGCCGGGCGGGCACCCTCTCCGGCGGCGAGCAGCGCATGCTGGCGATCTCCCGCGCCCTGCTGTCCGACGCGCGCGTGGTCCTCGTGGACGAACCCGCCCAGGGCATGTCTCCCGCGGTCGCGGCCCGCACGTACGCACTCCTCGCCGCTCTGGACGCGTGCGTGGTCGTGGCCGAACAACGGCTGCCGCCCGCGCTGCACGGCGCGAGGGCGATCGTGTACGAACTGCGGCGCGGCACGGTCGTGTTCGGCGGAGAGGCGGCGGAGCTGCGACCGCGACCGGGACGGCCCTCGATTTCATGA
- a CDS encoding prephenate dehydrogenase: MRTALVIGTGLIGTSAALALAGRGVTVHLADHDPEQARTAAALGAGTDETPEGPVDLAIVAAPPAHVAAVLADAMRRGAARGYIDVASVKGGPRRELEALGLDLSPYIGTHPMSGREKSGPLAASADLFEGRPWVLTPTRDTDTEVLNLALELVSHCRAVPVVMDADAHDRAVALVSHMPHLVSSMVAARLEHAEEAAVRLCGQGIRDVTRIAASDPAMWIDILSANPGPVADLLTDVAGDLEETVRALRALQSADEAKRGEGASGVEDVLRRGNAGQVRVPGKHGSAPRAYEVVAVLIDDQPGQLARIFADAGRAGVNIEDVRIEHATGQQAGLVQLMVEPQAAPVLSASLRERGWAIRQ, translated from the coding sequence GTGAGAACCGCGCTCGTCATCGGCACCGGGCTCATCGGCACCTCCGCGGCACTGGCGTTGGCCGGGCGGGGCGTCACCGTGCACCTCGCCGACCACGACCCCGAGCAGGCGCGAACCGCGGCCGCGCTCGGCGCCGGCACCGACGAGACGCCCGAGGGGCCCGTCGACCTCGCGATCGTCGCCGCGCCGCCCGCGCACGTGGCCGCAGTGCTCGCCGACGCCATGCGGCGCGGTGCCGCTCGCGGGTACATCGACGTGGCCAGCGTCAAGGGCGGCCCACGGCGGGAGCTGGAGGCACTCGGGCTCGACCTGTCCCCGTACATCGGCACGCATCCGATGTCCGGGCGGGAGAAGTCCGGGCCGCTGGCCGCCAGCGCGGATCTCTTCGAGGGCCGGCCCTGGGTCCTGACGCCGACCCGGGACACCGACACCGAGGTGCTGAATCTCGCACTGGAGCTGGTCTCGCACTGTCGTGCGGTGCCGGTGGTGATGGACGCCGACGCCCACGACCGCGCCGTGGCGCTCGTCTCGCACATGCCCCATCTGGTGTCCAGCATGGTCGCCGCGCGGCTCGAGCACGCCGAGGAGGCCGCCGTACGGCTGTGCGGTCAGGGGATCCGGGACGTGACCCGGATCGCCGCGTCCGATCCCGCGATGTGGATCGACATCCTCTCCGCGAATCCGGGCCCGGTGGCCGATCTGCTCACCGATGTCGCCGGTGATCTCGAGGAGACGGTGCGGGCGCTGCGGGCGCTGCAGTCCGCGGACGAGGCCAAGCGGGGCGAGGGCGCCTCCGGGGTCGAGGACGTGCTCCGGCGTGGGAACGCCGGGCAGGTGCGGGTGCCGGGCAAGCACGGGTCCGCTCCCCGGGCGTACGAGGTCGTGGCCGTGCTGATCGACGACCAGCCGGGGCAGCTGGCCCGGATCTTCGCGGACGCGGGGCGGGCCGGGGTCAACATCGAGGACGTGCGGATCGAGCACGCGACGGGGCAGCAGGCCGGTCTCGTGCAGCTGATGGTGGAGCCGCAGGCCGCGCCGGTGCTGTCGGCCTCGTTGCGGGAGCGGGGCTGGGCGATCCGGCAGTGA
- a CDS encoding ABC transporter permease subunit, with amino-acid sequence MSSLTYDLTLAGLSVGSAAALTGTGLIVTYRATGVLNFAHGAIAMVCAYVLRQCVVGWGWPLWAGAAMTLLFLAPALGVLLERFVFRPLSVLGGDPAQTLVASIGVFVLLVGGAALVWGQGARDDVPELVSADPWGQLAVALVLAAGVGAVIRWTRLGRELRAVVDDRQLAVLGGIDADRVAAAGWAFGSFTAGLTGVLLAPYVRLDPYGLPLLVMEVVAVAVAARMRSLPVAVVVALGVGVAQSQLTRLHPSGWAEPLLQAVGANLFVVTLLIAALALPRIGTRDALPRTATARVSTPQGAWIVAAVLFLLPLGFAGSDLHTSVQVPALGVVLLSLVVVTGRGGQISLGQAAYAGLGALFTSLLAAGRFPGLPRLPELAALAVAVVLVAPLGLLTGWPAITRQGLALALATFAVGVGVSRFVFAQPYATSGLSLDRPAGFEGDRAYYVLELALLALALLTTRVLRRGRTGRALAALRDHESGAAAAGVRIRSLKLLAFVAGAALAALGGGMLGMGLRAFDPAAYDPVRGLLWFAAVVVMGADSTLGALAAAALLVGLDAGARGGVAAALIGVLAVLVGRFPGGPYEAIRRLRPRRHPTLTATGLRARSHLRPPPQSTAPPTTPTTEPATPHRAITGDTAPGPRHLTNTDNTEPSTPHRTNTSGVNPDPPRRTNTDNTEPRKAETGEPESSAPRQTDPSATEPHPPRPGRPPAPGPAGGASAPSGPPAPDHRTRRDGAGESTHPAGRRAVLTAHNLRARYDGFTALDGVDLTVQPGSITAIIGPNGAGKSTLFHCLAGTLRPSRGQVRYGDRNITRLSPHTRTRLGIARTFQQLAVFPTLTVAENIQVGAEQGHITDPAATDRALRLFALDGPLRNAPAAGLPTGTLRRVELARALAGTPGVLLLDEPAAGLDTAEVTALARVLKALAADGTALLVIEHDLDLVADLADVVHVMTAGRIIASGPPAQVLDSFDARETAV; translated from the coding sequence ATGTCCTCGCTGACCTACGACCTCACCCTCGCCGGGCTGTCGGTCGGCAGCGCGGCCGCACTCACCGGGACCGGCCTGATCGTGACGTACCGCGCGACCGGGGTGCTGAACTTCGCGCACGGCGCGATCGCCATGGTGTGCGCGTACGTGCTGCGCCAGTGCGTGGTCGGGTGGGGCTGGCCGCTGTGGGCGGGGGCCGCGATGACTCTCCTGTTCCTGGCACCGGCGCTCGGCGTGCTGCTGGAGCGTTTCGTCTTCCGGCCCCTGTCCGTCCTCGGCGGCGATCCGGCACAGACCCTGGTGGCCTCCATCGGTGTCTTCGTGCTGCTCGTGGGCGGAGCCGCGCTGGTGTGGGGCCAGGGCGCCCGTGACGACGTTCCGGAGCTGGTGTCGGCCGACCCGTGGGGACAGCTGGCGGTCGCCCTGGTCCTGGCCGCGGGGGTGGGCGCGGTGATCCGCTGGACGCGCTTGGGACGGGAGCTGCGGGCCGTCGTGGACGACCGGCAACTGGCCGTCCTCGGCGGGATCGACGCGGACCGGGTGGCTGCGGCCGGCTGGGCCTTCGGGTCGTTCACGGCGGGCCTGACGGGCGTCCTGCTGGCCCCGTACGTCCGCCTGGACCCGTACGGGTTGCCCCTGCTCGTCATGGAGGTGGTCGCGGTCGCGGTGGCCGCGCGGATGCGGAGCCTGCCGGTGGCCGTGGTGGTCGCGCTGGGCGTCGGGGTGGCCCAGAGCCAGCTGACGAGACTGCACCCGTCCGGCTGGGCCGAACCGTTGCTCCAGGCGGTCGGCGCGAACCTCTTCGTGGTCACCCTGCTGATCGCGGCCCTGGCGCTCCCCCGCATCGGCACCCGGGACGCGCTCCCCCGCACGGCGACCGCGCGCGTGTCGACGCCTCAGGGCGCGTGGATCGTCGCGGCGGTGCTGTTCCTGCTGCCCCTGGGCTTCGCGGGTTCGGACCTCCACACCTCCGTCCAGGTCCCGGCGCTGGGCGTCGTACTGCTCTCCCTGGTCGTCGTGACGGGCAGGGGCGGCCAGATCTCCCTGGGCCAGGCGGCGTACGCGGGCCTGGGCGCCCTCTTCACCTCCCTCCTCGCGGCGGGCCGCTTCCCGGGCCTGCCCCGCCTTCCGGAACTGGCCGCCCTGGCGGTGGCGGTGGTCCTGGTGGCGCCCCTCGGCCTCCTGACCGGCTGGCCGGCGATCACCCGTCAGGGCCTGGCCCTCGCCCTCGCGACCTTCGCGGTCGGCGTCGGCGTGAGCCGCTTCGTCTTCGCCCAGCCGTACGCCACGTCGGGCCTGTCCCTGGACCGACCGGCCGGCTTCGAGGGCGACCGCGCGTACTACGTCCTGGAGTTGGCCCTGCTGGCCCTCGCCCTCCTGACGACCCGTGTGCTGCGCCGGGGCCGCACGGGCAGAGCACTGGCCGCCCTGCGCGACCACGAGTCCGGCGCCGCAGCGGCGGGCGTCCGGATCCGCTCCCTGAAGCTCCTCGCCTTCGTGGCGGGCGCCGCCCTGGCCGCCCTGGGCGGCGGAATGCTCGGCATGGGCCTCCGCGCCTTCGACCCCGCCGCCTACGACCCCGTCCGCGGCCTGCTCTGGTTCGCGGCGGTGGTGGTCATGGGCGCCGACAGCACCCTGGGCGCCCTCGCCGCGGCGGCCCTGCTCGTCGGCCTGGACGCGGGTGCGCGAGGCGGGGTGGCGGCGGCGCTGATCGGCGTTCTGGCGGTGCTGGTGGGCCGCTTCCCCGGGGGCCCCTACGAGGCGATCCGCAGACTGCGACCCCGACGGCACCCGACGTTGACAGCAACAGGCCTCCGAGCCCGCAGCCACCTGCGCCCACCACCTCAGAGCACCGCTCCCCCGACCACCCCCACAACCGAACCCGCCACGCCCCACCGGGCGATCACCGGCGATACCGCACCAGGCCCACGCCACCTGACGAACACCGACAACACCGAACCCAGCACGCCACACCGGACGAACACCAGCGGCGTCAACCCCGACCCACCACGCCGGACGAACACCGACAACACCGAACCCCGCAAGGCCGAGACCGGCGAACCCGAATCCAGCGCGCCCCGCCAGACCGATCCGTCCGCGACCGAACCCCACCCACCCCGCCCCGGACGACCCCCCGCACCGGGACCCGCCGGCGGCGCCTCAGCCCCGTCGGGGCCACCCGCACCCGACCACCGGACGCGCCGGGACGGTGCGGGTGAGAGCACGCACCCGGCCGGACGCCGGGCAGTCCTCACCGCTCACAACCTCCGGGCCCGCTACGACGGTTTCACCGCCCTCGACGGAGTCGACCTCACCGTCCAGCCGGGCAGCATCACCGCGATCATCGGCCCGAACGGAGCCGGGAAATCCACCCTCTTCCACTGCCTGGCGGGAACCCTGCGCCCCTCCCGAGGCCAAGTCCGCTACGGCGACCGGAACATCACCCGCCTGTCCCCCCACACCCGCACCCGCCTCGGCATCGCCCGCACCTTCCAGCAACTCGCCGTCTTCCCGACCCTGACGGTCGCCGAGAACATCCAGGTGGGTGCGGAGCAGGGCCACATCACCGACCCGGCCGCAACGGACCGCGCACTGAGACTGTTCGCCCTCGACGGCCCCCTGCGAAACGCGCCCGCCGCCGGCCTCCCCACCGGCACCCTCCGCCGGGTCGAACTGGCGAGAGCCCTCGCCGGCACCCCGGGCGTCCTGCTCCTCGACGAACCCGCCGCCGGCCTGGACACCGCCGAGGTGACCGCGCTGGCGCGCGTCCTGAAGGCCCTGGCGGCCGACGGCACCGCCCTCCTCGTGATCGAGCACGACCTGGACCTGGTGGCAGACCTCGCGGACGTCGTGCATGTCATGACCGCGGGCCGCATCATCGCCTCCGGCCCCCCGGCCCAGGTGCTGGACTCGTTCGACGCCCGGGAGACCGCCGTATGA